Proteins encoded by one window of Blautia faecicola:
- a CDS encoding undecaprenyl-phosphate glucose phosphotransferase — protein MIKDNQKYFNRMHVVIDAVVIIISYLAAWLLKFVGPFSGDAVRSLSFEWYMTALFGIVPVYLILYYAFNLYTPKRVQGRRLEFSNIVKANTVGLLLLIGGIYVLLKEINFSRDMLFYFYFINMCLEELVRMAIRYLLRDIRKRGLNQKHILLVGYSKAAEGYIDRILENPQWGYQIRGILDDNVEAGTTYRGIKVLGRIANLMVILPENRLDEIAITLGLSEYYRLQEIVAMCEKSGVHTKFIPDYNNIIPTKPYTEDLLGLPVINIRYVPLTNTFNAVVKRLMDIFGSLVAIILFSPVMLFAVIMIKLTSPGPLIYKQERVGLHNHTFMMYKFRSMEVQSKESEKKAWTVKNDPRVTGIGKLMRRTSIDELPQLFNILKGDMSLVGPRPERPFFVEKFREEIPRYMVKHQVRPGLTGWAQVNGYRGNTSIRKRIEYDLYYIENWSIGLDIKIILLTFLKGFINKNAY, from the coding sequence TTGATTAAAGATAATCAGAAGTACTTTAATCGTATGCACGTAGTGATAGATGCCGTTGTGATCATCATTTCCTATCTGGCGGCATGGTTATTAAAATTCGTGGGTCCGTTTTCCGGCGATGCGGTCAGGAGCTTGTCTTTTGAGTGGTATATGACAGCACTGTTTGGAATTGTCCCTGTTTATCTGATTCTGTATTATGCATTTAATTTGTATACACCCAAACGGGTACAGGGACGCAGGCTGGAATTTTCCAACATTGTAAAAGCGAATACAGTGGGACTCCTGTTGTTGATCGGCGGCATCTATGTGTTGCTCAAAGAGATCAACTTTTCCCGTGACATGTTGTTTTACTTTTATTTTATCAACATGTGTCTGGAAGAACTGGTTCGTATGGCGATCCGCTATCTGTTGCGGGATATCCGCAAGAGAGGACTGAATCAGAAGCATATCTTACTGGTTGGTTACAGCAAGGCAGCGGAAGGATATATCGACCGGATCCTGGAAAATCCGCAGTGGGGTTATCAGATTCGGGGAATCCTCGATGACAATGTGGAAGCGGGAACTACGTACCGCGGAATTAAAGTACTTGGAAGAATTGCTAATCTGATGGTGATCTTACCGGAAAACCGGCTGGATGAGATCGCGATCACTTTGGGACTGAGTGAGTATTACCGGCTGCAGGAAATTGTGGCAATGTGTGAAAAGTCAGGAGTTCATACGAAGTTTATTCCTGATTATAACAATATCATTCCGACAAAACCGTATACGGAAGATTTACTGGGACTTCCGGTCATCAATATCCGGTATGTGCCACTGACCAATACGTTCAACGCGGTGGTGAAACGGCTGATGGATATCTTCGGATCGCTGGTTGCAATCATCCTGTTTTCTCCGGTGATGCTGTTTGCCGTGATCATGATCAAACTGACGTCTCCGGGACCGTTGATCTATAAACAGGAGCGGGTGGGACTTCACAATCATACGTTTATGATGTACAAGTTCCGTTCGATGGAAGTACAGTCAAAGGAAAGTGAAAAGAAGGCATGGACCGTGAAAAACGATCCAAGAGTGACCGGAATCGGAAAACTGATGCGAAGGACGAGTATCGATGAACTGCCACAGCTGTTCAACATCCTGAAAGGGGATATGAGTTTGGTGGGACCAAGACCGGAGCGTCCGTTTTTCGTGGAAAAATTCAGGGAAGAAATTCCGAGATATATGGTGAAACATCAGGTACGTCCGGGTCTTACCGGCTGGGCACAGGTGAACGGATACAGGGGCAATACCTCGATCCGGAAACGAATCGAATACGACCTGTATTACATCGAAAACTGGTCGATCGGACTGGATATAAAGATTATTTTGCTGACATTTTTAAAAGGCTTTATCAACAAGAATGCGTATTAG
- a CDS encoding LCP family protein codes for MAKKKNLTDRQKRVRRRRRRSTLSRVMFALEIIVLVVLMGGLFVYAKLGKLNHETINEEELDVNESVTENQVMKGYTTIALVGIDSRDDKLKSDWNSDTMIIASINNDTKKVKLVSVYRDTYLCLGEDEDENNSYGLANSAYCTGGAKKMINMLNKNLDMNISDFVTVNFQAVAETVELLGGIDVEMKKEEVVHLNNYCVETSEVTGMDYTPLEEIEGVHHLNGVQAVAYARIRKTSGNDFRRAARQREVIYRIVEKAKNSSIATLNTVLDKIFPMIYTSLTEKEILSMGMNMLSYDIEDQTGFPFDHLYGDTVKEAMDGVDCVLPITLESNVIKLHEFLYPEDSYVPSNEVKTYSQEIIDKSGFGEESRLEHSEDGSLAAYRETDTESADTTENTADTQEESTADTTGDTQGYDESSLAQ; via the coding sequence ATGGCGAAGAAGAAAAACCTGACGGACAGACAGAAAAGAGTCCGACGCAGACGTCGGAGAAGTACGTTGAGCAGAGTGATGTTCGCACTGGAAATTATCGTTCTGGTAGTCCTGATGGGCGGACTGTTTGTATATGCGAAACTTGGAAAGCTGAATCACGAGACGATCAATGAAGAAGAACTTGATGTGAATGAGAGCGTGACGGAAAACCAGGTCATGAAAGGATATACCACGATCGCACTGGTAGGAATCGACAGCCGGGATGACAAGCTGAAGAGTGACTGGAACAGTGATACGATGATCATAGCAAGCATCAATAACGACACCAAGAAAGTAAAACTGGTGTCGGTATACCGGGATACCTATCTGTGTCTGGGAGAAGATGAAGATGAAAATAATTCCTATGGACTTGCCAATTCGGCGTATTGTACCGGCGGTGCCAAGAAAATGATCAACATGCTGAACAAAAATCTGGATATGAACATTTCCGATTTTGTTACCGTGAATTTTCAGGCAGTGGCAGAGACGGTGGAACTGCTTGGTGGAATTGATGTGGAGATGAAAAAAGAAGAGGTTGTTCATCTGAACAATTATTGTGTGGAAACCTCGGAAGTGACAGGGATGGATTACACCCCGCTGGAGGAAATCGAGGGTGTGCATCATCTGAACGGTGTACAGGCAGTAGCTTATGCACGAATCCGAAAAACATCCGGAAACGATTTCCGCCGTGCGGCAAGACAGAGGGAAGTGATCTACAGAATTGTAGAAAAAGCGAAGAATTCAAGTATTGCCACGTTAAATACGGTACTGGATAAAATTTTCCCTATGATCTATACCTCATTAACGGAAAAAGAGATTTTATCGATGGGAATGAATATGCTGTCATATGATATTGAAGATCAGACCGGTTTTCCGTTTGATCATCTGTATGGCGATACGGTGAAAGAGGCGATGGATGGTGTGGACTGCGTACTGCCGATCACCCTGGAGTCGAATGTAATCAAACTTCATGAATTCCTGTACCCGGAAGACAGTTATGTACCGTCAAACGAGGTGAAGACATACAGTCAGGAAATTATCGATAAGAGTGGATTTGGTGAAGAATCCAGACTGGAACACTCGGAAGACGGATCGCTGGCAGCTTATCGGGAAACGGATACAGAATCCGCTGATACGACAGAAAATACTGCGGATACACAGGAAGAGAGTACGGCAGATACAACCGGTGACACACAGGGATATGATGAGTCTTCCCTGGCACAGTAA
- a CDS encoding LCP family protein, whose amino-acid sequence MAKKKPLTKKQKRILQRRRRRRILFGIEIFLLLILIGGVFIYAKLGKMNFTDLDFSKIGVNTGVSDNNVMKGYTTIGLIGLDGRDGELKSGARSDTMIIASINNDTKKVKLVSVYRDTYLRIGEDSEGNGQYNKANAAYAEGGPEQFLSMLNTNLDLNVTDFVSVDFQAVAEAVELLGGIDVELKEEEVVHLNNYCVGTSKVTGMDYTPLEEKAGVHHLNGVQTVSYARIRYTSGNDFRRAARQREVIYKIVEKAKNSDIATLSKILDKVFPKVYTSFTKAEILQMGMSMMSYDIEDQTGFPFDHLYGERVKDAMGGLDVVLPVTLESNVIKLHEFLYPEDSYTPSDEVKAYSQRIVDKSGFGDESRLDHSEDGSLAAYRTGGTE is encoded by the coding sequence ATGGCTAAGAAGAAACCACTGACCAAAAAACAAAAGAGAATCTTACAGAGAAGAAGACGCAGAAGAATCCTGTTCGGAATAGAGATTTTTCTTCTGCTGATTCTGATTGGCGGAGTATTTATCTATGCAAAACTGGGCAAGATGAATTTTACCGATCTTGATTTCAGTAAGATTGGTGTGAATACCGGTGTCAGTGACAATAACGTGATGAAGGGATATACGACGATCGGACTGATCGGTCTGGATGGTCGTGACGGAGAACTGAAATCGGGCGCCCGCAGTGATACGATGATCATAGCAAGTATCAACAATGACACCAAAAAGGTGAAACTGGTGTCGGTATATCGTGATACCTATCTGCGGATCGGGGAAGATTCTGAGGGAAACGGTCAGTATAATAAAGCGAATGCTGCCTATGCAGAAGGTGGTCCGGAACAGTTTCTGAGTATGCTGAATACCAATCTGGATCTGAATGTGACAGATTTTGTGAGTGTAGACTTCCAGGCAGTTGCGGAAGCCGTGGAACTGCTTGGTGGAATTGATGTGGAACTGAAAGAAGAAGAAGTGGTTCATCTGAACAATTACTGTGTGGGGACCTCAAAAGTTACCGGCATGGATTATACACCGCTGGAGGAAAAAGCAGGTGTCCATCATCTGAACGGTGTACAGACGGTATCTTATGCACGAATCCGTTATACATCCGGAAATGATTTCCGCCGTGCGGCAAGACAGCGAGAGGTAATCTACAAAATTGTAGAGAAAGCAAAGAACTCGGATATTGCCACCCTGAGCAAGATTCTGGATAAGGTATTTCCAAAGGTATATACTTCCTTTACAAAAGCAGAAATCCTGCAGATGGGAATGAGCATGATGTCATATGACATCGAAGATCAGACCGGTTTCCCGTTTGATCATCTGTATGGAGAACGGGTAAAAGATGCGATGGGTGGTCTGGATGTGGTACTCCCGGTTACGCTGGAATCCAATGTAATCAAACTGCATGAGTTCCTGTATCCGGAAGACAGTTATACTCCTTCCGATGAGGTAAAAGCATACAGTCAGAGAATCGTGGATAAGAGTGGTTTCGGAGATGAGTCCCGACTGGATCATTCAGAGGATGGATCTCTTGCCGCTTATCGTACGGGTGGTACGGAGTAA
- a CDS encoding glycosyltransferase family 2 protein — translation MYKKGMEQSMEKKTVDVIIPAYRPGEGWKLLLRGLEGQTWPVHRLIVMNTGEENWEAAYEKTTIPMEVHHLTREEFDHGKTRDQAARMSQADYLLFMTQDALPEDRHLIEKLVEAIEQEEKIGAAYARQLPREDCRLMEQYTRQFNYPEKSRVKWLADLPELGIKTYFCSNVCAMYKRELYLQLGGFVKKTIFNEDMIFAGGLIQKGYGVAYAAEAKVVHSHNHSAIQQFHRNFDLAVSQADHPEVFDGIRSEGEGIRLVKKTAGWLCRQGKPWLVIQLVWQSGWKYLGYLLGKKYRKLPRWVIDRCTMNPKYWE, via the coding sequence ATGTATAAAAAAGGAATGGAGCAGAGCATGGAAAAGAAAACGGTAGATGTGATCATCCCGGCATACCGTCCGGGGGAAGGGTGGAAGCTGCTGCTGCGGGGACTGGAAGGACAGACCTGGCCGGTACACCGCCTGATCGTGATGAATACAGGAGAGGAAAACTGGGAAGCGGCTTATGAGAAAACGACGATTCCGATGGAAGTGCATCATCTGACCAGAGAGGAATTCGATCATGGGAAGACAAGAGATCAGGCGGCACGAATGAGTCAGGCAGATTATCTGCTGTTTATGACACAGGATGCGCTGCCGGAAGACCGCCATCTGATTGAAAAACTGGTGGAGGCGATTGAACAGGAAGAAAAGATCGGCGCGGCGTATGCGAGACAGCTGCCGCGGGAGGACTGCCGGCTGATGGAACAGTATACGAGGCAGTTTAACTATCCGGAAAAAAGTCGGGTGAAATGGCTGGCAGACCTGCCGGAACTCGGTATCAAGACGTATTTCTGTTCCAATGTGTGCGCGATGTATAAGCGGGAGCTGTATTTGCAACTGGGTGGCTTTGTGAAGAAAACGATTTTTAATGAGGATATGATCTTTGCCGGCGGGCTGATCCAGAAGGGATATGGAGTGGCTTATGCGGCAGAGGCAAAGGTGGTACATTCCCATAATCATTCGGCAATCCAGCAGTTTCACCGGAACTTTGATCTGGCAGTTTCACAGGCGGATCACCCGGAAGTTTTTGACGGGATCCGATCGGAAGGAGAGGGGATCCGTCTGGTGAAAAAGACGGCGGGCTGGCTCTGCCGCCAGGGAAAACCGTGGCTGGTGATCCAGCTGGTATGGCAAAGCGGCTGGAAGTATCTGGGCTATCTTCTGGGGAAAAAATACCGAAAGCTTCCACGCTGGGTGATCGATCGCTGCACGATGAATCCGAAATATTGGGAATAA